DNA from Elgaria multicarinata webbii isolate HBS135686 ecotype San Diego chromosome 8, rElgMul1.1.pri, whole genome shotgun sequence:
GGATATCACTAATAGCTTCCAAATGTTGTCCCCTTCCTTTCCTGCAGTTTGAAAAATACTACCCAAGCAATTGTGAGTTCTGTGGCAGCCCATTGAGGATCTTTCCTTCATTTGAAAGTCTAGAACAAATAGCTGAATATGGATATGTAAGTAATGAGAAAGTACCCCTGATGGTTTCTCTACAAAGCCAAGGACCACCTCGCCACCAGGTAATCGCTGGGCCTTGCCTTCCAGCTTTTCTGTTGCCAGCAATGCAGAGACCTTCACGAGTTCATTGTCAATGAAAAAAAGCTCTACGTGAAGACTGACATTGAGTTGATCAACATTTCCCCGCATAAGGCCCACGGAACTGAGGCCGAGAGACAACAAGCCAAGGAAAGAGCTCGCCAGAGGTACAGCAGACTGGTTGACATAGACCAGCTTGCTTAATCGTTTTCAGGAACAAATGTGTACCTTTGGGGGGCAAGCTAGCATTTAGAAATATGCAATTTAAACATCCATCGGCAAAAAGAACAAGAACCACCAATTGCTATTCAAAtaagaacaccagcaagggaagatcagctTGGCCCAAAGTCCATTGAAGTGCCTGCCTATAGCTCACccccttgttctggccttgaaaaactggCTTCCCAGTTTCTTCTTTGTCtcctccactccccttccctgGCATGCCCATGTCATTTTATTTGCAAGCCTAATGGCAAggggcccccctccctctctctctctccctctctctctttctctctcattgaTATAAGAATGCAGTAAATAAAGACATTGAAAATGTTTTGTAATGCAACAAGCAGGAAAGGTGaagggaaattaaaaaataattacattattattattattattattattattattattattattatttattgtatttatataccgcctcatagccgaagataaaacatttaaaaacaatatacaaaaattaaaaaccacaaagacatgcataattcacatacatttaaaaccactatttcAACTTTAGAAACGGTGAGCCAAAAAAAACAGACcaaggctcattacatattgctaaatgcctgggagaagagacaagtcttgacctggcactgaagaggacaatgtcggcgccaggcaggccttgtcatggagattgttccacagttggggggccaccacagagtaGACACCTGGAGGAGGTCCTTAGATGTTGTTCCATTGGCTTTGATCCTAAGATAATGTAAGCGAGTTCATGGATGTTTcccatcccctcctccccatggagTCACTTGAACACGTGGAAAAGCCTCTCTGgaaagcctggggggggggcaggttcaCCCTGTACAATGTAGGAtggatggggagtgggggaggctgCTAGGAGAAGGTGGAATTGCCCAGACTTGGCTTTGGGTCGTAAGATCTaagtttaaggatttttatggaAGTAAAGTTCCTCATACCTCCTTCCCCCATGCCACATAGTTTAGGAGCCCCTTAACCTTCTGGagaagtgtgggtgtgggtgtgcgctgggtgtgtgggtgtgtgtcggAGATGGCTGCAGCAGGAAGGAGAGCTAGGGAAACTCTTTTTCCATCAAATTCCTTAATTTAGCAATTCTGGCCCAGATTCACTGGGCTTAACAAGATGTTACAAGCACACACATGGAGCCAAACTCAGATGGCCATGCTGTTTCTAGAGAAAAAAAGACATTACTGAAAGAAGAGGGGGATGATTTGAAGCAGTGGAGAAATTAGCAGTTGCCTAGGGTGTCCCTCCAAAGAGTTTCATCTGAAACTCAGCTGAGGTAGTGAAGAAATGGGAGATTCATGCCACCTATGTTTTGATTTTGCAGGCAACAAGAGAGACAAATGGCCAAACAGATTGCCTTCATAAaaacagaggaagaaagagaaatcgTTCCAGTACATTCCCCTGAATGTGAGTTGGATAATTCTGCAGTTACAATGGACAGTACTTCTGTTAGTGTGTACAACAGTAAGAATGGTTCGTATGTAATAGATATTCAGAATGGCCACATTCACTCTTATAGTAGAATTGTGCCTCGTCACATCTGTCTCCACCCAAATTCGGATTTGCCATTATGGTGTCATGGATGTAGGTGTGTAACAAAGCGTGGGAAATATGAGTACTCTGACATGGAGAGTGGTCTTAAACAGTCCCTTGTGTTGGGCTTCTATCCAATTTCTCACAACCTGGATATAGCTGTTCTTTCACTCTCGTGTGACAGGGAAGATGTAGACATGCTCCCAGTAAAGAGACAATGAGGTTCAGTTAGGTAGCTAGCTCTATGTTAGGGGAGAAGTTTGATCTGCACTGTATACCCCAATAGCTTTTAGCTGTGTGATCAATAGCCATTTAAGAGAAGGATGCCTGTTCCTACACATTTAAGGCTGCTTCTGTATAAGAATAGAAGAAGAGCATGCTGGAACAGACAAAaagtccatatagtccagcattctgttcacacaatggccaacaggATGCCAATGAGAAACCCACTGGTAGGACAtgaatgtaacagcaccctccaacccatgttccccagcaactggtgcacacaggcttactgcctcagttactggaggtagaacatagccatcagggttagtagccattgatactctTCTCCTGGAATTTACTCAacctcctttgaaagccatccaaattgttggccatcaccacatctcgtggtaccgaattccatagtttagctatgtgctgtgtgaagtagtacttccttttatctgtccttaatctcccactattcaacttcatgggatgaccctgggttctactattatgagagggagaaatgatgtctccctatcccctttctatacaccatgcataattttgcacgcctctgtcatgtctcccccttactctccttttttctaagccatcaggactagtagccattgatagccttatcctccatcctACCTATTCAGCTAATTTTCCTTCATTTTGCAGTTCTCTCTCAATGCAGTATTCTTCAAATCCCACAAATATTTGAACTCTCTGTCTTGGTGCATTAAGGGGGGAAAGATCCGAATACCACTATATGGTAATACCATTATTAGGTATTTGGTTTCTACTAAGTGAGGACATAATAGAGGGTTATGAAATTATGTTactagtgtggagaaagtggaataTATATATAGTTCTACCACTTCCGTAACACTAGAACTCAGGATCTATTGTTCCTGAAATTGATTTGGCAGTaggtttagggtgtgtgtgtgtgtgtgtgtgtgtgtgtgtgtgtgtgtgtgtgtgtgtgtgtgtatatatatatatatatatatatatatatatatagtttgtataccaccccatagctgaagctctctgggcagtttacaaaagtagtTATAAATGTTTGCCCCTTCTCTTTACGATTATCCATTGCTAGAAGATGGCTAGCcaccttagatggctttaaaagagaatgaGAGAAATTCATAGAGCAGAGGTCTATCAACAACTATGATAGCACCATATTCAATATCCCACAATTCCAATTGCTGTAGGATAGAGTGGAAGAGAGTCATGACCTGCAAGCCAAATTCCTAGAAGGATCTGGCTTAGTACTGTGGGAAGCTTTACCAACCCTCCTCTATAAGAGGAGtggtttgctttttaattttatttttatttttttctggttcATACATATAATAGGTTCTTAATATAAACTTAGCTTCTAATTTTTAACTCAGCTTTTATCAGATTACGTCGCTCCTGTATTTTGCTATAATCCAGCTATTAGTTTTTAACTTAGttattgtagtttttaattttatattgggAGCCACTCTGAGAATTTGTATGGAAGAGCAGGAGCAATAAACAAGGTCTGAATCTAATCGTGTCATTCTGGTAGAACAACGCTGTCAAATTCTGTACTTTGATTCTGCTTGCACAAGCCGTGTCGTAAGCATGTCCACAACCCATTACTAGGTGTTTGCTTGCACTTGCAACCGCTAGCTGAATATGCTGTGACTAGAGGAACAGTGTTAGTTCTTGCACTTTTTCTGCTATAGAGTTACATTGGATGCAATTCTATTTCACATTAGCCTTTAAAAATCTGACCTAGGTGAATTTGGCTTGTTATTCTTAAATAGATCGATTTATTTAATAACTCTATACTGTTTTATATTCCTTAGACAATAAACAACTTACAACAATTTCCTTCTCTCTGTCGGAAGAGAGAACTTCTTTAGCAGGCTGGGCAAGAATTCCTCTCCAGTTAGATGAAGAAGTGCCACTAGGTCAAGACATTACTTACAGCATCTCTTGCTGTGATTTCACCATTGCCGGTGGAAAGGTAAGCACCTCAACACTTCCTGTACTGGAACCACACTCTTGGATCTTATGCTTCCAGGAAGAAACCATTTCCTGTAGACTTGGGCTTCTACATAGTCCATGAACATGAACAACCAGAGAAGGAGATGCCTCCATGACAGTGTAGCAGTGAAGTCCCCTCCGCAGGAAGGAACTTTCTGCATTTAATCTCGGGAAAATCACATGGCAGAGTCCTATTGAAGCTTTACTACATTAGACTGCAGGGAGGGGATGCATTTTTTAATCTTGTtccatgtatagcattgcacttTTGCAGATGTGCTCATTTCATGTTTGTggggaagcaggggtggggggtggcttatctgtgaggaaacacttttaaaaaaatgatcctcCGAACTTGTAATTTGAAGTAATACAATCCAGGATGGACTCTACCACTTGGTTTTCCATTACTGCCAGCCCTGTGTCAAGTTCTCCCCTCCACAACATATAGTAAAACTTACCTGTGTCCTGATATCCCTGCACTGTCCCTGCTCTTCATAATTGATGGGAGGGGGCATAGAAACGCACAATGTGATGACATGAGTCAGTTTTATTGTACATTATAGACAATaatgtacaataaaaataatgtggTGTTTATCCTCGTAGGAGATAAAGATGGGTTGCCATTTTTGGCTGTAGCTCCATATTTATTATAATGTGTCCCTTTGTTTTAGCCACACAAAACTGGAAATGGTGAGAGTAAAGGCAAGGATAGCTCCCTGTTCCCTATACCAACAAAGGTACGCCGGTCAGCATGTGTGTAATAGGCCACTGTTCCCATCTTAATGAAGAATGACAGCCTCAGAAAGCCTTATTCCTGACGCAAAGTTACAAATACTTCAGAAGAGTGGACTGTTTATCTCATGCCTGGTGTATACTGTAAACATTTGAAGCTGGCACAGTAAACTTAGGTGTGATTTCTGAATGAATGGCACAATAGCCATAATGGcacaacagccagtgtggtgtagtggctagagtgtcggattgggagttgggagatccaggttctagtccccactcggccgtggaaacccactgggtgactttgggccagtcacagactctcagcccaacccacctcacagggttgttgttgtgaggataaagtggagaggaggattatgtatgctgccttgggtttcttggaggaaaaaaggcagaatataaatgcaataattaatacatacatacatacatacatacataaatccaAAGCCAGTGCATCTGCATGGTGTATcattcttttatcttttattgttcactgctatgaaatctgtttagatgtgtaGTGGTATGTAAacgctgtaaataaataaatgtgccttgGGGCTTCAGCATCGCCCTGTGAATTGGAGGCTCATGTTATTCATataattaggaacataggaagatgccttagactgagtcagaccatgtaTCTAAGCCCtgtattgttgatactgactggcagcagcggctctccaggatttcaggtaaGAGTTTTACCTGCCTTACCTGaagatgccggggatcaaacctgtgaccttctgcatgcaaagcaggtgctgtaccaTACAACTACAGCCCCAGCCTTCCGAGAGGCCTTCTGGAGCAGCCTAAAATGTAGCACAATGAGTAATTTAATTTGTAAGAATTTGTAGGATTGAAAATTAacatgtgaaaataaataaaatttgatgaCTAAAAACCATAAGATTTCTCAGGTactgagaaagaaaaaatattgcTGGGATAGTGGTGCAATATAGTTCATTGGCCTAACAGGTAGTTCCAGATTTAGTCCCTgggatctccagttaaaagggccAGGTAGCAGGCGACGGGAAACACCTTTCTTTGCCTGACCCTAGACTTTAGCGGGGTGGTtgcatctgctccaggtttcagtcagaactctaaaggagctatccaaggtggttcatcttggatagctcctttagagttctgacggaaacccggagcagatttaccaccccactgacattggagccaccagcctccactactctggagagctgctgccggtcagagcagacaatactggtCTACATGAACAAACAATCTGGCCTGTTTTAAGGTACCATCTCAAGTACCTGTAATATTTAGAAGTCATGTACATGTTGGCTCGCTAAACAAAGAGGAAGTATATTCCAACCCTGAACTAGATAGTAATAAAACAATTGTGATAGGCAAACTGAAGACAAAATAAtattatactttttttaaaaaaaatctacgcagattataaacataaattaaaagacattttTATATTCACAGATGGAGACACTGCAGTGTTCTATATTATTTATAGTTGTGAGGAAATTggatgtgaagtgtgtgtgtatatactgtATAAGCCCTTTTATCTTCTCATATACCTTTTTACATACTAAACCATTTTTATGTACTAGACCATTGACGAAGACTTTAGGTCGAAATGTATTTAGATTTACTTCTGGTATTGTTGGGTATTACAGAACAGTATTGTATTTTCCTCTATTGTCTTTGAATGTGTGTTTAATATGTGTTTTTAGCCTGCACAGATAAAATAATATCAGATAtttctgtgtatatatatatatatgtattagcTTCACCAGTTTTGCCTAACCCATTTTTTTATCACTTCATGTTGGCTCTCTGCCCTTGATAGGGCTGGTTATGGCTTTGGGGGCTGTTGTTCAGCTGCTGGCAGAATGGTAGTTTGAATGTTTGTCTATATAATGTTCCACCTGGCCAcagcagagcaagaggcaggacaGCAGGGCTCACCCCATTGGCTTGGCTGGACCGATTTCCCCTTGGCTCCTTCCCTTCCAGAACTGTCATCTATTAACAACCACTTAGCTGCAGGATTGCAGAATTGGAAGGGAAGAGGCATGACTAGAAACTCATCAACTCCCAGAGGGGGAAAAATCGAAGGGGAAACTCGACCATACCTTTGCATACCTATGTGATGAAGGGCAGGTTTTTTTTGTTGCCAGCCTTCGTGTAGTGAGTTTGCATTTTGAATACCGATTctcacaacacccccccccaaaaaaaacaattttaatgtgtgttatttttctttcatatgCAGTTAGTGAAAAACCAGTTCTTACAACAGTACTATAAAAACGGTGTGAAGTTTCTTACCATGTTTCCAGACGGTACTGCGCAAATATTGTATCCTTTGGTGGTATATCTTGTTCGGCTGCAGTGTACCAGGTGCAAAGGGCTACAGTGACATAGTTAGTGCCAAGATAGCCAAAACATCTTTACGATGACAGGTGAACCTAGTCCCCTAGTCATGGATCTATTCCATGACACCCCTCGGAGCATATTATTGTGCTTTATAATGACTtctattgttttatttactttatttataatCCACCTTTCTATAAAATTATAATCAAATCAagctacaacaattaaaacaactacCATTAAAACAGAACTTGTTACTGTTTCTCACAGGGTTTAAAAATTGTAGGTGGggtcccttactcggcttcgtcctttttcttctgctgccccttacgcctggaacgctcttccagaacacttgagaactaccaactcaatcacagcttttaaaactcagctaaaaacttttctgttccctatagcttttaaatattgagtttgttctgactctatactgtttagcttcaccctacccagtgcctgtttacacttccctgtgcctgtttgcattctctttccctccttattgtttactacaactttattagattgtaagcctgtgcggcagggtcttgctatttactgtgtaatctgtacagcaccatgtacattgatggtgctatataaataaataaataaataaataaataataataataataataataataataataaagaatgcCCCTtgcctcacatacacacacccaaagaaTGAATTCTTTGAAACCATCCATACGACCTATAATGTGACAACAttcctttgtattttaaatttgtaattttgcattgctgctgtttttatcttggttgtgctttttatactgtattttacattatggttttatactgttttgttttgaattgtcttaaatttgtaaaccgcccagagagcttcggctattgggcggtatagaaatgcaataaataaaataaataagtgagtaATGGGGTCAtaggcagggccaggcaaagctggtagtaggcccgggccagatgggaaatgtaggcaccatttcaaactgctcattaagtattttttaatcaattctaaatacatatgaactagaacgatttataaaaaatggtaatggcaagcacttttattcaagatgtatataagacatcgcttcttcacattcagaaatgctttacgtgcttttctttgagcaaattcatcatcaacaacaacaaaatcaagcaactttgcccagggggacttgtaaGCCCCcacaaaattgtaggcccatgccaactggccccattcccccccccctgcccagccctggtcatAGGAACCTTATCTGTATACAGCTATCCATCTGGAAACCTGGCCATCATTGTTGTAAAAAAGAAGCAAGCAGGCTACATCTGTATCGTTCAAGAAGACAAGCCTGAGAATGCTGAAATCCAAGCTGTGTTCGAGTCCTGTGGTAAAGGGACTTGCTATCATTCAAATGGAATTGTATGGTAAGTTCATTTAAATTagagcggtgggtgggtgggattgctcTACGTTTAGTATGTGCTCTTATGTTTTCTATTTAATACAAAGAGAGGGTGGGATTtgctactgcttcaaaaacacaTGCACTCCTATTAAATGCTCCTCCCTTCCCCTTGGATCTGGCACTATTTAGGTGTGATGAGGTTTGCAGATCAGGGCCAGGGCGATAGTTCAtggatctccccccgcccctctcgaTTTGGAGCTCTTCTCAAGTTATTATTTTCCACATTTAGGATAAATATTACAATTCAAGGAGGACATTATTCGGATGAAGCTGGCAACAAAGTGAAAACGTGGATCTGGCCGAACAACTTGCAGAAACGCAACCCCAGTAGTGTATTGTTTAAACCTGTCTTTCTAGCCTTGAACCTGAATGTCGGCGTCAGAATACTTGGGCAAGACAAAATAGCCATTTCTTTTCTTGCAATGGGAAAACAAGCAAAAATCAACGTAGGAACAAAAGTAAAGGTACTTTATTTTAGAGGAACTAGGTTGCGTGTGTGGATGAGTTTACATGTTCTAACACATGGTTGAGCAAGAGATGGTGGAATTGTTTTATGGGTGATAGAAAGccttggggtgagggtggggaggaaatagAACAGCTTGCTTCAAACTATTTGGAAATGAAGTTAAATTTGCCAAAGACCAACACAAAactgatctggtttgcacaagAGGATGTATCTAGTTCAACATCACTTGATCAGATAATCTAGGGGATGTCCAAAATGTTTAAATAATCAAAAATGCTATTGCTTTGACtagttgttgggtttttgttttactgaacaTCCATACACAAAAAGGAACCAAGTTATAAAtccaaaaagtttttttaaaaaaattacataaaattTGAAGTAAGAATTCTGGCTAATTGAGACAAATTATGTGGTTTTATTTAAAACTTCCACATTAAAAGTATCTAAATGTTAAATCAGGTCAGCCATGAAGTAAAAAAGTTGCTCTATGACACTTCTTAGAAATtgctccatttttattatttttttctgtcgAGGGCCACGTTTCCCCCACAGGTAATCTGCTAGGGGGCTGTATGTCACAAGCATGCAGAGCTGAAGGTGGCAGTGGGTGGATCACCCCTTTTAtctgtcttcctcttccttcttgccCAGAGGGCTATCAGAGAAGGAACTGGCAAATAACTCTTGTTAGTGGTCTGAACtgtttgcatgcagagggcttctgaaattaggctgagggccgcAGGTTCTCCGCTCATTTAGACGGTTGCCCATAATTGTAATGTGATTGGGCCTCCCCAGCTTATATTGACATCAACTCTACAATTTGAAGACTTGCCTTGGCAAATAGTATCATACATTAACGTTcatacagtgtaatcctatacatatttatggagaaataagccccattgagttcaacggacttactcctaggtaagtgtgcataggattgcattttaaaatgtttttgatttgATTCATACGGAGGCATTTGAAGAGAACAGGAACTACAGCCTTTCCTAATGGATAGGAGTGCAGGAAATAGAAATTATCAGACTAAAAAAAATTACCTCCACAGAGGGTTTACAGAGCCTTGCTCCTCTCAAGGTTTCACCAAGGGTGGTGTGGATATGCAAACAGAGAAGTTTCTGAAATAGTCATATGACCTGAATTGGCTTTATGTCTCTTGCTATTTCTGCAGTGTTAATGAGGGTGAATAAAAatagtgttgtttttaagcaACTTACTTAAATTGGTTTATTAATATCACTCTTTTTAAATAGCCTGGTTTAAAATTAAGTCTGAATTTAATACAAATATAGTAAATCTGCCACTTACCATCTCCTAAAAGTTAACTCTTTGAGGGTGAGTAGGAGGGATAAGGCAGGGGTGATATCAAAACTGCACATGCACTttagcaagaggcaagtgaaacACAAGCTCACCTTTTTTGTGTGCTGTGAATGTTGTGTGTGAGTGAGAATGTGTGTGAGTTTGTAGGTGGAGCTAATGCTAGGTGTGGTTCCACCCACTTTAGGTTGAGGTcccgcccactgctggcatgGGCCCCTCAACTTCGTTATCCAGGGCCAATGCAGATCTCGGGCTGaaaaaggctccccaccccttGCCCTAGTTAATAAATGGGATCTGGGTAGCAGAGAACTGACATGTTTCGGCAGCTGTATCAACCAGTTAATATTTACTTCTGTTTAGGAAATATCTGAAGTACCAATAAGGAACTTGATTTCAATCCAACAATGAAAACCAGTCTTTTCCCTTGGCGATCTAAATTACTGATTTAATTTCCCTTCATTTCTCTCGATTTAAATCAATACCCACCCTGGTTATACAAGCCATTGAATTTCTGCCGGCTAGAAGTGCAGTCTGACTTGTGCACTTTGCTAATTTCCTGCATTTTGTTTCCTTAAAGCCACTTGCTGATCATCATCCATGGCCAAAGCACGTGTCCCAAGATGACCTCCTGCTGTTTGCAAGCCGAATAAAGATTCTCCGCATCTTTGCTAAACTGCATGGATGTTTAGACTTTCCTACTAACGACTGGTGGACTAAACTTCAGCTCCCTTCATATCTTTTGAAACGGGCTGTGAAGTTAATATACCTTTGTAAAGAATGTGAAATAAGCTCTGTCCTGGACAAATTAATCACAGAAATAGTCAATTCACCAGCCTGATCATCATCATGTTGTATAAAGATAATTTCATTGTTTTAAGGAGTATTTAGTAATATGTGGGATTCTATGTGTACAGAAAAGCAGATTTAAAGATATATTTAATAACGATTTAATTTATGCTTTGCACAACATATGGTAAAACATGTGGTACTTTCTTGAGTTATCCAGATTAGGTAGCTTCAGCCAAGGGGGAAAAAAGTGgcggtgagggtggggggagaaattatGAAACTAACTTTAGACAGGAGGTTAAACTATATGACATTTTGGTATCATATGAATCAGCTGTTACTAGTAAGGTACTGAGTCCAGATTTGGGGTAGGAAGTTGATCTTAGACAGTGTTATAAACCGTTGGTTTAGATTAATTAATCTTTAATTTCTCTACATTTTTACTTTAGCTCCAACCTTAAATGACCACCTGTAATAGTCCTATCAGTATGGGTGAGTTCTGTGTTATATTTACTCAAATATCTGTGgcatgtcagtgtggtgtagtggttagagtgttgggctgggacttgggagatccaggttctagtcccgattcggccatggaagctcactgggtgactttgggccagtcacagactctcagcccaatctacctcacagggttgttgttatgaggataaaatggagaggaggaggattatgtatgccgctgtgggttctttgaaggaaaaaagatgggaaataaataaataaagtcgaCTTCATAGATACACTTAAGGCCAACAATTGAAGTGTGGTAAGATACTACACACCAATTTCTGAACAGGTAGCCTAAAAGACACGTGAAGTGTGTCAATTAGCTtactcatcctctaaatttctcctctccatattatgAAACATGGAGGTCAGGATTGGGACACCAGAAGCCACTGGAAGCAATAGATGTGCAGGTCAAAGTATGCCCTCAGAGCAGCAGGAGAGGGGTTAAACGAAACAATTTGTTTGAACATTGTAATAGAGCAAAGAGAATGGCATAAGAAAGTAAAGTTAAAGGATGAATCTgggcttttatttcattttgtttcatgctTGGGTCAAATTAACTGCACCAAAATTAATACTTGATCAAATTAACTGGCATATTTCCCCATCTCTTCCCTTTTATCCTGTTATCTGGGCAATATGTGGAACCTGATACATTGGTAGAAGGAACATAAATCTTACAAGGACAATGCAGTAACAATACACAAAGTATGTACAAACATCTGTTTTAGGGTACAGTCCTAGGCACTTGCTTGGTAATAAGCCCGGTTTAATTTAATGGGCCTCacacctgagtaaacatgcataggattgcacctttaaagaaGTCTAGATATGTGTGAGGTCACTGTTTTATTGAACAGCAAAGTTGTCCTTCTTTAATTGAAGCCACCATCTTTGCCTtgtatgacttatttatttaaatcttcAATGTGGACTCCAAAGGAAGTTAACAATATAAAGCCAAACAAGAAAATGTCAATTAaatcatgcttttttaaaaaaaagaaaagaaaaaaagatagaagtggcaaacaaagcagaacatagcaaagaaaacaaaaatcaagaACA
Protein-coding regions in this window:
- the ERICH6 gene encoding glutamate-rich protein 6; protein product: MQPKSKSTPKESACEHVANQLTYIILHSTDSEDVGKGPSTPGTDNSGREAEGSMTNPEDDNFRGMELEDTTEEPDIDTSSEDHPGRVRSRASMSSARSSKESREEKAGGSPEPESDITTSEGLTELSSQKTPETPLSSTARSKGFPKILGGVRRESTSEYQVNREALDTVAADTHQKPLGISVSMQTDASWLYDHVYKRKYIYAVLSQDLSCLDILCDMEFKEDFLKLFQESLRTLSSVGPPTILAYRPESSREDIHIEFEKYYPSNCEFCGSPLRIFPSFESLEQIAEYGYLFCCQQCRDLHEFIVNEKKLYVKTDIELINISPHKAHGTEAERQQAKERARQRQQERQMAKQIAFIKTEEEREIVPVHSPEYNKQLTTISFSLSEERTSLAGWARIPLQLDEEVPLGQDITYSISCCDFTIAGGKLVKNQFLQQYYKNGVKFLTMFPDGTAQIFYPSGNLAIIVVKKKQAGYICIVQEDKPENAEIQAVFESCGKGTCYHSNGIVWINITIQGGHYSDEAGNKVKTWIWPNNLQKRNPSSVLFKPVFLALNLNVGVRILGQDKIAISFLAMGKQAKINVGTKVKPLADHHPWPKHVSQDDLLLFASRIKILRIFAKLHGCLDFPTNDWWTKLQLPSYLLKRAVKLIYLCKECEISSVLDKLITEIVNSPA